The Pseudopipra pipra isolate bDixPip1 chromosome 8, bDixPip1.hap1, whole genome shotgun sequence sequence cacACGGCTGTCACTgcccaaaccctgtcacacACGGCTGTCACTGCCCAGACCCTGTCACACACGGCTGTCACTCCCCAAACCCTGTCACACACGGCTGTCACTGCCCAAACCCTCTCACACACGGCTGTCACTGCCCAGACCCTGTCACACACGGTCTGTGACAGTCGCCGTCCTCGCAGCGGCTGCCTCAGCCCAGTGGCTTCCCAAACAGGGTCCCCTGTCTCCCGAGGGATCATCCCTGTCAGCTGACACGGTGGGAAGGAGGGATCCGGGGCAGAGATGTCCGAAGCCACAAGGCAAAGTCTCCATGTGCACACAGGGAGCCATCACTGACCTTTGCTGAAAGAAAGGCTCTCAGACTCCTCCCTGGCACTTTCTGCGTCTGTAAATCGAAGCGAACGTAACTTCCTCCTTAAAGGGCTTCGAGTTCCACAGCTGGAAAGTGAACTATCTGGGGTAATCATTAAGGACTGTGGATCACAGTCCAGTTTTGGCTCAGAGATGGTAGAGTTTCTGCTATTTCCTGACATCCTGAAGCCGAGGTCAAGCTGAAGTCTGCAACTGCAAATGTGGCAGGATCCTTTGGCACAAAAAACGTCCATAGCTGGAGATGATCCAGTTCAGCTGCAACTGCTGTCTCCGGTCTAAACTCAGGGAATTCTCTTCTGCAGCTGATATTTTGCCTCTCGTTCCCTTCTGGCATCCGTGCCTTTCCCACAGATCCACTGTGTGCTGCAATGGGATGTGTGGTTGGATCGAGGCCATTACAACTGGGTAGGAAGCAAACAAGAGagcagcccttttccccagggacacaggggTTTGGGACAGGAACGTTGAATCCAGGCTTACAGCAAGTTCTGTAAGACCTGTGCACACTCATGGGTGGAAACAAACCCAGGTAGCTTTAAACAGCCTTAAAAATGGCCCGAAACTGGGTTTGATGTGTGACTGGAGACTGAAACCAAAGTGGTAAATTTAGAAAGCAGATTCTGTGGACTCTGGAGATGGAGATTTACCTGGTTATTGCACCTTTTAAATCAAACTTAACTTTGTAGGGCTGCTGCATTGCATTTTATGCTTCTCCTTTTAGGCTGAGACCCCCACTGTAGGTGTTGGCTATGGCTGCAGTTTATCAAGCACTGCACAGAAGagcttcctctctcctctgcaggTTACACTCCACCTATGTTAGAAAAATGAGGTAAGGTCTCGTCTGGTTCTTCTCTGGGAGAAGACCAGAGCGTGGCACTCGTGCCCACTGTCACAAACAGCCCTACCTCACTCTAAGCCCTAAGATTTCAGCTTGGTCTTTACCCCTCACACCAGTGTGACAGGCAGAATGTACCCAGCAGGAGTGTTTGTAGCCTGATGGGAACTGTCTCCAACATGTGATGTGCACAATAGCCTGGCCAAGCAGCACTTGGAGCCATCCAGACTGGGGGATAAAAGGGAAGATCAAGGTTTCCTGCACAGAAATGATCATGTCTTTAAACAGACCTTTTGGACTGAGAGACTGGGTTACTGATCTTCTCAGATATCCAAGACTTGAGGCTGTTCCTGTGGTAGTAAGAACTGCAGTGTTTTCTGCCACGCAGCCTTCCCTGGAGGCTGCAGCCCACCCAAGAGTGACTCAGCTGTCAAAACCCTCAAAGCATGTGGAATACTTAAATTTGTTCTGTCCACTCAGCCTCCCTGTTCTGTGCAAAGTCAATGCATCCAAATAAGCATAACACTGATAATCTCAACCTGATCTTGAATTCACCTTCCCAATCATTTTCTCACTGCAGATACTTAAATAAGCTAAAGGAAGATGACAGTCTTTGTAGACAAGCCAAGACCTCAGGAACTTTCTGCCTCTTTCACAATCTCTCGCCTTTCCTGCAGAAAGCTGGGAAGAAATACTTGGTGCCACAGCTCAGTGCAGCAGGTAAGTAAGGAAAGAAACCCCTCCTGGATCACACAGCTGAAAAGAAGCAGATACATTTGCAAGCAAGCCCTGATACAGGGGATGGAAATCCATGGAGCTGTGCAGGAACATCCTGCTGTGTACAGCTCTCTGTTTGTTAACAACCAGAGACTGTTTAGAGTTAAGACCTTGGCATGTGGACACAAGCTCATGCTCTTCACACACATGTGGTATCAACCTGATCTGTTTTGAGATGATCAGTTTTAAACATTTGGGATTATGCCTtgtgaagagaaaggaaaacaagcaagGTCTGACTGAcaaaggtttttttgtgtgagGCAGGAAAAGTTTTCTTCGAGAGGAAGGTATTGGCTGGTGTAGGACAGAACCACTGACCTTGTCTGGTCCCTTCTCTCACGTGGGCCATGAGCCAAGATTGCCTGTGCCTCGAAGATCCAGAGGGCATCCCAGCTGTATGGATTTGCTTTGACCCCAgctttctctcccctttccctgctgtttaGAGATGCGACGGATCCTGGAGAAATCCCCCGAGGCCGAGCAGTGGATGGAGGAGTCGGTGCTGGTCGGCTGTTCAGATGAGCACATACCACACTTTGCCCTGGATTTAGGTTGGGATAACTCCTCTTCCATCTGTGCCAGCATCAGTGGGATGCACTGAGCGGAAGGTGCTGCTGAGGCAGCATTCCTGTTCCTGGGATGGACACGTACTGCCACGGAGGGCTGGGCTGAGGCTCGGAATTCCTGCTCCGggggggctctgcaggggctggtGTGAGTGAGGCAGGTCACAGCCATGGACTGCACTGCTGttcctgtgcctgtgtgtgtggcAGGGAAGGTGGGCTGTTGGCAGCCACTGAACATTTGGGAATGTTACCCCTGATGTGGTGTCACTTCCGTGGCGACTTCCAGAAATTGTACACCGGAACAATGAAGGGTGGAAAGTTGGGATAAAACCTGAAATTTGTGAGATCaaagattttgttgttgtttctattttttattattagcaGGGGCCTTGGAGAAATCAGTGATTGAGTCTGAACTGCAGGGATCGTTTACTGACCTCCGAAAGGCTCTCTTTGTGGTGGATGGGAAGGATTCTCCTCTGCTGGCTTTGGTATTAGACTGGACTTCTTCCTTCAAGTAGCTGTGATCTCCAACATCAACCCTTCTCCTTGCCTCCCATGTTGTTTTATGATTTAATACATGTTGTGGAAATACCTGCTGTACACTTTCAGGGACCTGGGTACAGACACGCTATAAATTACACCAGTTTTCCCACATTTGTGATCCCAAAAGCAAGatgcagtggaaagaaaaacagacttAAAAATGACTTGCAGCAATTTATGCCATTTAGCATCCACCTGCTGTATGTTCAGTGTGAAATGTGCTGGTGTTAGCAGCAGTCCCAGCAATCCCAGTTTGTCCTCAGCTCAACAATTATATGGCACTAGATTTCTGTAATATGGGCAAACTGAATGTCACAAACAAACTCACACAGCTTCtctcagagctgctcttttaAAACTACTCATTTGTAAGCTGTTACTCTGCAGATGGCCTCTGTTTGGAAGCCCTGTGTGTGAAAATCAGCGGTCCTGACCCATAAGGAGAAATAGCTCATGTTTCCTTTCCTGCTCTATACTGTTTGTGATGCTTGGGATGTTTTTAAGAAGACATTCAGGGCTGGAGACTCTTTAGAATAGTCCAGTTCCCATTACAGCTCCCATTATATCCCAAAACTCTTCCCCACCTGCCTCAAACATACTCAAATTTGGAAGCAGGAAACATCGAATGCAGAAATCTGCCATTTTTCAAAGCAGTGCCCACACTTCATTTACCTTTCTGAGGCTTTCAGAGACAATCAGAGTTCACCCCCATGATTGCATGCAAAACATTATCCAGGGAGACTGCTCTGAGTCATCATCTCTTTGCAACAGGTATAAATAAAGTTTGTGTTTCTCTCCTATGTTTGCAGGCCCAGTCCCTTCTCCGGTGGCACGATTCCCACCAGTACTGTAGCAAAACTGGGCAGCCCACTCAGAAAAACCCAGCTGGCAGCAAGCGTGTCTGCCAGGCCAGTGGAATCACCTACTACCCCCAGGTGAGCACCTGGACAGCAGAGGGAAGGAACACAAGGGACTCTGGGTGGCACAGAGGGCACTCGGCgagcagcagggagggcttTGTGTGTGGCTGGGTGCTTTGTCTTTAGTGTTCATCCAGTGGCCCTCAACCAGCCAGGAAAGGCAACAATTTCCACTTACCTGTTGGGTGTGAAGTGGCTTTAC is a genomic window containing:
- the NUDT13 gene encoding NAD(P)H pyrophosphatase NUDT13, mitochondrial isoform X3; the protein is MAAVYQALHRRASSLLCRLHSTYVRKMRYLNKLKEDDSLCRQAKTSGTFCLFHNLSPFLQKAGKKYLVPQLSAAEMRRILEKSPEAEQWMEESVLVGCSDEHIPHFALDLAGALEKSVIESELQGSFTDLRKALFVVDGKDSPLLALAQSLLRWHDSHQYCSKTGQPTQKNPAGSKRVCQASGITYYPQVSPVVITLVSDGSRCLLARQPSFPLGMFTALSGFCDLGETVEEAVRREVAEEVGLEVESLRYSASQHWPFPSGSLMLGCHALVGAQRAEVPAED
- the NUDT13 gene encoding NAD(P)H pyrophosphatase NUDT13, mitochondrial isoform X1, encoding MAAVYQALHRRASSLLCRLHSTYVRKMRYLNKLKEDDSLCRQAKTSGTFCLFHNLSPFLQKAGKKYLVPQLSAAEMRRILEKSPEAEQWMEESVLVGCSDEHIPHFALDLAGALEKSVIESELQGSFTDLRKALFVVDGKDSPLLALAQSLLRWHDSHQYCSKTGQPTQKNPAGSKRVCQASGITYYPQVSPVVITLVSDGSRCLLARQPSFPLGMFTALSGFCDLGETVEEAVRREVAEEVGLEVESLRYSASQHWPFPSGSLMLGCHALVGAQRAEISMDSLELEEARWFGLEEIVEGLKREPRSSKQDDGSSLPWFPPKQAIAHQLIREWVRQQSAQA
- the NUDT13 gene encoding NAD(P)H pyrophosphatase NUDT13, mitochondrial isoform X2 encodes the protein MAAVYQALHRRASSLLCRLHSTYVRKMRYLNKLKEDDSLCRQAKTSGTFCLFHNLSPFLQKAGKKYLVPQLSAAEMRRILEKSPEAEQWMEESVLVGCSDEHIPHFALDLGALEKSVIESELQGSFTDLRKALFVVDGKDSPLLALAQSLLRWHDSHQYCSKTGQPTQKNPAGSKRVCQASGITYYPQVSPVVITLVSDGSRCLLARQPSFPLGMFTALSGFCDLGETVEEAVRREVAEEVGLEVESLRYSASQHWPFPSGSLMLGCHALVGAQRAEISMDSLELEEARWFGLEEIVEGLKREPRSSKQDDGSSLPWFPPKQAIAHQLIREWVRQQSAQA